The Candidatus Aminicenantes bacterium genome contains a region encoding:
- a CDS encoding GGDEF domain-containing protein: protein NFNKIFDFCRKRKYFMGMIDSRLAQPPLQGPEILALKHLFEKNHWLIRIRMFYPVFIMLFFLSYNFLAGSSLISWQNALLVFLLPVIVNLLFYLDVRQKEKSTERQVSYDQLLSSISRQLFFDLVAIALIVFFSGGLDSPIIAMFIVYIMIATFLTDYHMAFRITLTVIVLLLLITVLQKGETFFYSQQIMAMLTFDIMFIFTYFVSGYLSKNLHTNEALLKELLKQTQELSISDGLTGLYNQMHFFELIKMETKKAQRHSQSYALIMFDVDYFKNFNDHNGHQRGSETLKDIGAIMKSKFRTSDLLAKYGGDEFVIILPHTDKVGAYLAAERLRESVEKHVFPGAEFQPQKKLTISLGLAAFPEHGLNEEEILNRADKALYFAKESGRNRTVIYNENIGKELE from the coding sequence ACAACTTCAATAAAATATTTGACTTTTGTCGCAAAAGAAAATACTTTATGGGCATGATCGATTCCAGGCTGGCACAACCCCCGCTGCAGGGACCGGAGATCCTGGCCCTGAAGCACTTGTTTGAAAAAAACCACTGGCTGATCCGCATCCGCATGTTTTATCCCGTCTTCATCATGCTCTTTTTTCTGTCCTACAATTTCCTGGCCGGGAGCTCGCTGATCAGCTGGCAAAACGCCCTACTGGTTTTTCTGCTGCCGGTCATCGTCAACCTGCTGTTTTATCTCGATGTCCGCCAGAAGGAAAAATCAACCGAGCGCCAGGTGAGCTACGATCAGTTGCTGTCATCTATCTCTAGGCAGCTCTTCTTCGACCTAGTCGCCATTGCCCTGATCGTTTTTTTTTCCGGCGGCCTGGACAGCCCGATCATCGCCATGTTCATCGTCTACATCATGATCGCCACTTTCCTGACCGACTACCACATGGCCTTCCGCATCACCCTGACCGTCATCGTTCTCCTGCTGCTGATCACCGTGCTGCAAAAAGGCGAAACTTTTTTCTACAGCCAGCAGATCATGGCCATGCTGACCTTCGACATCATGTTCATTTTCACTTATTTCGTTTCCGGTTACCTTTCGAAAAACCTGCATACCAATGAAGCCCTGCTCAAGGAGCTGCTGAAGCAGACCCAGGAGCTCTCCATCTCCGACGGCCTGACCGGTTTGTACAACCAGATGCATTTTTTCGAGCTGATCAAAATGGAAACGAAAAAAGCGCAGCGCCACAGCCAGAGCTACGCGCTGATCATGTTCGACGTCGATTACTTCAAAAATTTCAACGACCATAACGGTCATCAGCGCGGCTCGGAGACCCTGAAGGACATCGGGGCAATCATGAAGAGCAAATTCCGCACCAGCGACCTGCTGGCCAAGTACGGCGGCGACGAGTTCGTCATCATCCTGCCCCATACCGACAAGGTCGGCGCTTACCTGGCCGCCGAGAGGCTGCGGGAAAGCGTTGAAAAGCACGTGTTCCCCGGCGCCGAATTCCAGCCGCAGAAAAAGCTCACCATCTCCCTTGGCCTGGCCGCTTTCCCGGAACATGGGCTGAACGAGGAGGAAATATTGAACCGCGCCGACAAGGCATTGTACTTCGCCAAGGAATCGGGACGCAACCGCACCGTCATTTACAATGAAAACATAGGAAAAGAACTTGAATAA